The following proteins are co-located in the Trichormus variabilis 0441 genome:
- the egtC gene encoding ergothioneine biosynthesis protein EgtC: MCRLLAYLGSPVSLEYLLYKPEHSLIVQSYQPREMTSGVVNADGFGVGWYHSQKDTEPFTYKNTLPIWNDINLPSLSRYVESKCILAYVRSATAGQALDFANCQPFHYKQSLFIHNGYIENFRKTLHRKLRSTLTPDFYEHINGSTDSEHIFALLLSQIQSNKHRSVESVLRNTLLMLWEMAKRHQVNASANVVFSDGHRLIASRFASSSSPPSLYWLKDDLTFPNSVIIASEPLFAGNWTACPENSIISVGEDCDIKIESI, translated from the coding sequence ATGTGCCGTCTACTTGCCTACCTTGGTTCGCCTGTTTCTCTGGAATATCTCTTATATAAACCAGAACATTCGCTGATAGTTCAAAGTTACCAACCCCGTGAAATGACTTCTGGGGTGGTAAATGCAGACGGCTTTGGTGTGGGTTGGTATCATAGCCAAAAAGATACTGAACCTTTTACCTATAAAAATACTCTGCCTATTTGGAATGATATTAATTTGCCTAGTCTGAGCCGTTATGTGGAATCTAAGTGTATTTTAGCTTATGTTCGTAGTGCGACAGCAGGACAAGCTCTAGATTTTGCCAACTGTCAGCCATTTCATTATAAGCAATCCCTATTTATTCATAATGGTTACATTGAGAATTTTCGCAAGACCTTACATCGCAAACTCCGCAGTACTTTAACCCCAGATTTTTACGAACATATCAATGGTAGTACTGATTCTGAGCATATTTTTGCATTACTACTTTCTCAAATACAAAGTAATAAACATCGTTCTGTAGAGTCGGTTTTACGTAACACTTTACTAATGCTGTGGGAGATGGCAAAACGTCATCAAGTTAATGCTTCTGCAAATGTAGTTTTTAGTGATGGTCATCGCCTCATCGCCTCCCGGTTTGCTTCATCTTCATCACCGCCATCGCTGTATTGGCTCAAAGATGATTTGACTTTTCCTAATTCTGTCATTATTGCATCTGAACCATTGTTTGCAGGTAATTGGACTGCTTGTCCAGAAAATAGCATTATCAGTGTGGGAGAGGATTGTGATATCAAAATTGAAAGCATCTAG
- a CDS encoding ABC transporter substrate-binding protein, which produces MNIQIWVSQITQFFRHLISANSRIGLLSIFLSLCLLFLSGCQGTVKQENGVIHLTLWQGINPPANRDVFEKLVAKFNQTHADVQIESIYAEGLPKILTAVVGNVPPDILLFYPQTTGQLVELGAVRPLDDWLDKLPEKSQIVPSLFEEMQLDGHIWSVPLYTANMGVFYRPRLFEEAGITETPKTWEELRQVAKKLTIDRNGDKRPEQYGILLPLGKGEWTVFSWLPFLWGAGGEIVTNKQPNLTSQAAVTALQFWQDLIKDGSAMLSSPERGYEEDAFVGGRVAMQITGPWTYIMKSNIDYQAFPIPGNIKSATAIAGSNFYVMKTQPAREEAALKFLEYVLSEEFQTEWSIGTGFLPVNIKAAQSEAYQQFIDKQPVLKVFLEQMSVAQTRPIISQYNRLSDSLGRAIESSLLGESVQQALQTSQKRLELIWVEK; this is translated from the coding sequence ATGAATATCCAAATTTGGGTATCCCAAATCACACAATTTTTCCGTCATTTAATTAGCGCTAATAGTCGGATTGGTTTACTGAGTATCTTTTTGAGTTTGTGTCTATTATTTTTATCTGGTTGCCAAGGTACAGTCAAGCAGGAGAACGGAGTAATTCATTTAACACTGTGGCAAGGAATCAACCCGCCAGCAAATCGAGATGTATTTGAAAAATTAGTTGCAAAATTCAACCAGACTCATGCGGATGTGCAAATAGAATCTATCTATGCAGAAGGATTGCCTAAAATACTGACGGCAGTTGTGGGTAATGTGCCTCCTGATATCTTGTTATTTTATCCACAAACTACAGGTCAGTTAGTAGAGTTAGGAGCAGTCCGCCCTTTAGATGACTGGCTAGACAAATTGCCAGAGAAATCACAGATTGTTCCCAGTCTATTTGAAGAAATGCAGTTAGATGGTCACATTTGGTCAGTCCCACTGTACACCGCGAACATGGGTGTTTTCTATCGTCCTCGGCTGTTTGAGGAGGCAGGAATCACAGAAACACCAAAGACTTGGGAAGAACTACGACAAGTTGCTAAAAAATTAACCATAGACCGTAATGGTGACAAACGACCGGAACAATATGGCATACTCCTACCCTTGGGAAAAGGAGAATGGACTGTTTTTAGTTGGTTGCCATTTCTCTGGGGTGCGGGAGGGGAAATAGTCACAAATAAGCAACCCAATTTAACTAGTCAAGCTGCTGTCACAGCCTTACAATTCTGGCAAGACCTTATCAAAGATGGTTCAGCCATGCTTTCGTCGCCAGAACGAGGTTATGAAGAAGATGCTTTTGTTGGGGGTCGTGTGGCGATGCAAATTACAGGGCCTTGGACTTACATCATGAAATCTAACATTGATTATCAAGCCTTCCCTATCCCTGGCAATATTAAATCAGCTACAGCAATTGCTGGCAGTAATTTTTATGTTATGAAAACTCAGCCAGCAAGAGAAGAAGCTGCACTCAAATTTTTAGAATATGTTTTAAGCGAAGAGTTTCAAACGGAATGGAGTATTGGCACTGGTTTTTTACCTGTGAATATTAAAGCTGCTCAAAGTGAAGCTTATCAGCAATTCATTGACAAACAACCAGTGTTAAAGGTGTTTCTAGAGCAAATGTCAGTAGCACAAACTCGACCGATAATTTCTCAATATAATCGTTTATCTGATAGTCTTGGTCGAGCAATAGAATCAAGTTTATTGGGTGAATCAGTGCAACAAGCTCTCCAAACATCTCAAAAGCGGTTAGAACTTATTTGGGTTGAGAAATGA
- a CDS encoding type II toxin-antitoxin system HicB family antitoxin → MRYAVVIEKGETSYGAYVPDLPGCVAVGETLEEVKQLITEAIEFHIEGMLVDGLYQFSKIK, encoded by the coding sequence ATGCGTTACGCGGTTGTAATTGAAAAGGGTGAAACTAGCTATGGTGCTTATGTACCTGATTTACCAGGATGTGTAGCTGTGGGTGAAACTTTAGAAGAAGTTAAACAACTGATTACAGAAGCTATTGAATTTCATATAGAAGGAATGCTTGTCGATGGATTATACCAATTCTCCAAAATCAAGTAA
- the egtB gene encoding ergothioneine biosynthesis protein EgtB translates to MISKLKASSVKGLIAFALEECRTKTLSLFAGMDAATFCCQPHADFSPVGWHLGHIAYIESLWVLEHSADLPCLFPQYRQLFAADGLPKTQRVQLPEIAEIIYYLDTVRAKVLEYLEVADILQQERLWRFLIQHESQHCEIITMVLELLDGQRSMVNGQRSTVNGQTLNSVGEMVEIPAGEFELGNDSIDALDNERPAHRVYLDTYWIDRYPVTCGEYWIFMEAGGYQNPEWWSVAGWEWLQTEQVIQPLYWNRLSSTTENHPVYGVSWYEAEAYARFVGKRLPTEAEWEKAASWNVKANCRHTYPWGEDIPTPQNCNCDGLRRGLGDKTTPVNAYPAGQSAYGVYDTLGNVWEWTASWFDGYKGFQSYPYKGYAQVYFDQKHRVLKGGSWATRPWVLRSSFRNWYHPQVRQIFAGFRCVRD, encoded by the coding sequence GTGATATCAAAATTGAAAGCATCTAGTGTGAAAGGGTTGATTGCTTTTGCTTTGGAGGAATGTCGCACTAAAACCCTCAGTTTATTTGCAGGTATGGATGCAGCTACATTCTGTTGTCAACCTCATGCTGATTTCAGTCCTGTGGGTTGGCATTTGGGACATATTGCCTATATAGAATCTCTGTGGGTATTAGAACATAGTGCTGATTTACCATGCTTATTTCCCCAATATCGTCAGTTATTCGCAGCTGATGGTTTACCGAAAACGCAACGAGTCCAATTACCAGAAATAGCAGAAATTATTTATTACTTGGATACAGTGAGAGCAAAAGTGCTGGAATATCTAGAAGTAGCTGATATCCTACAGCAAGAACGACTTTGGCGCTTTTTAATTCAGCACGAAAGCCAACACTGCGAAATCATCACTATGGTGTTGGAATTGCTTGATGGTCAACGGTCAATGGTCAATGGTCAACGGTCAACGGTCAATGGTCAAACCTTAAATTCTGTGGGGGAGATGGTGGAAATTCCCGCAGGTGAGTTTGAGTTGGGTAACGATTCCATTGATGCTTTAGATAATGAGCGTCCGGCACATAGAGTTTATTTAGATACTTACTGGATTGACCGCTACCCTGTGACTTGTGGTGAATATTGGATATTTATGGAGGCTGGAGGGTATCAAAACCCTGAATGGTGGTCAGTAGCAGGTTGGGAATGGTTACAAACGGAGCAAGTAATACAACCACTTTACTGGAATCGCCTAAGCTCTACCACAGAGAATCACCCAGTATATGGTGTTAGTTGGTATGAAGCCGAAGCTTATGCACGGTTTGTTGGTAAGCGTTTACCCACAGAGGCTGAATGGGAAAAAGCCGCAAGTTGGAATGTCAAAGCTAACTGTCGCCACACCTACCCTTGGGGGGAAGATATCCCCACACCTCAAAATTGTAATTGTGATGGACTACGACGAGGTTTAGGCGATAAAACCACCCCAGTCAATGCTTACCCGGCTGGGCAGAGTGCCTATGGTGTATATGACACTTTAGGAAATGTTTGGGAGTGGACAGCATCTTGGTTTGATGGTTACAAAGGTTTTCAAAGTTACCCATACAAAGGTTACGCGCAAGTTTATTTTGACCAAAAACATCGTGTGTTAAAAGGCGGTAGTTGGGCAACTCGTCCTTGGGTGCTACGTTCTAGTTTCCGCAATTGGTATCATCCCCAAGTTCGTCAGATTTTTGCTGGGTTTCGTTGTGTGAGGGATTAA
- a CDS encoding thylakoid membrane photosystem I accumulation factor — protein sequence MNSIEFSFLHRQIADWRRLVFKGLCLLICLLIVGIQPAFAGINDDVYDGNMFVVYAGNGSLVPSRFTLAQSLAEHKPIFLAFYLDDSSDCKQYAIVISRVQEFYGKAAEIIPISVDTISSKKTYEPTEPGYYYSGGVPQVVVFNQSGEVVLNKQGQVPFEEIDDRLREVFDLLPRTESVQLKRRSFNEFSSELAK from the coding sequence ATGAATAGTATAGAGTTTTCTTTTTTACATAGACAGATTGCTGACTGGCGACGGTTGGTTTTTAAAGGCCTGTGTTTGCTTATATGTCTATTGATTGTAGGAATACAGCCAGCCTTTGCAGGTATTAACGATGATGTATACGACGGCAATATGTTCGTGGTTTATGCGGGTAATGGATCGTTAGTACCATCGAGATTTACTTTAGCCCAATCGTTAGCAGAACATAAGCCAATATTTCTGGCATTCTACTTGGATGACAGTAGCGATTGCAAACAATATGCCATTGTAATTTCACGGGTACAAGAATTCTACGGTAAAGCCGCAGAAATTATCCCCATCAGTGTGGATACCATCTCATCCAAAAAGACTTACGAACCCACCGAACCAGGATATTACTATTCTGGAGGCGTGCCTCAAGTTGTAGTGTTTAATCAGTCCGGTGAGGTAGTCTTAAACAAGCAAGGTCAAGTTCCTTTTGAAGAAATCGATGACAGACTACGAGAAGTATTTGATTTATTACCACGCACCGAATCAGTACAATTAAAAAGGCGATCGTTCAATGAGTTCAGTAGTGAGTTAGCCAAGTAA
- the egtD gene encoding L-histidine N(alpha)-methyltransferase gives MSVLKATNSIEQRLQIQRLQAPTRVVTSTAGGDVVRGLTQTPKTLPPCYFYDDRGSELFERICELPEYYVTRTETAILQRFAGEIARITGACELVELGSGNSTKTRILLDAYQQLDYPLRYLPIDVCAGILESSAKQLLQDYPSLEVYALAGTYELALAQLTPKKLSSRMICFIGSTLGNLNLQECDVFLSQIRATLNVGEYFLLGVDLQKPKEILEPAYDDSQGVTAEFNLNMLEHLNRSFEGNFDTTQFKHWAFYNESEQRIEMHLKSERSQTVQLKSLNLTVNLAQGETILTEISRKFNLESIQQQLAAKGLIPVQTWTDVNQWFGLLLCQVQG, from the coding sequence ATGTCAGTACTGAAAGCTACTAACAGCATTGAACAACGTTTGCAAATACAGCGTTTGCAAGCGCCAACCCGCGTAGTTACATCTACTGCTGGGGGTGATGTGGTAAGGGGGTTAACTCAAACACCCAAAACTTTACCCCCTTGTTATTTCTATGATGACAGAGGTTCTGAATTATTTGAGCGTATCTGTGAGTTACCTGAATATTACGTGACACGCACAGAAACGGCTATTTTACAAAGGTTTGCGGGTGAAATTGCTCGAATTACTGGCGCTTGCGAGTTAGTAGAACTGGGAAGCGGTAATTCTACCAAAACTCGTATATTACTGGATGCTTATCAGCAACTAGATTATCCTCTGCGTTATTTACCGATTGATGTTTGTGCAGGGATTTTGGAAAGTAGCGCCAAGCAATTACTTCAAGACTATCCTTCCCTGGAAGTTTATGCGCTAGCGGGAACTTATGAATTAGCGCTTGCACAACTGACTCCCAAAAAATTATCTAGTAGGATGATTTGTTTTATTGGTAGTACCTTGGGTAATCTCAATCTGCAAGAGTGTGATGTCTTCTTGTCCCAAATTAGAGCAACTTTAAATGTCGGTGAATATTTTTTATTGGGAGTGGATTTGCAAAAGCCCAAGGAGATTTTGGAACCAGCCTATGACGACAGTCAAGGAGTCACCGCAGAGTTTAACCTCAATATGCTGGAACATTTAAACCGAAGTTTTGAGGGAAATTTTGATACGACACAGTTTAAACACTGGGCATTTTATAATGAGAGTGAACAGCGCATTGAGATGCACTTGAAAAGTGAGCGATCGCAAACTGTCCAATTAAAGTCTCTCAATCTCACTGTTAATCTGGCCCAAGGTGAAACCATCCTCACCGAAATTTCTCGCAAATTTAACCTCGAAAGCATTCAGCAACAACTCGCAGCTAAAGGTTTAATACCTGTTCAGACCTGGACTGATGTAAATCAGTGGTTTGGTTTATTGCTGTGTCAAGTGCAAGGATAA
- a CDS encoding DUF6717 family protein — MANSIMVIFPYKHNQIWVFDDERAGLVQEPFVSGVPEMIDILIQEIANVDEGFKLLFSSSPFPGYKAELIWLREEYNGHWYYWSKNNLEGWLCPALFKYFNEPPKKIYCKAEGLY, encoded by the coding sequence ATGGCTAACTCAATAATGGTGATTTTCCCATATAAACATAATCAAATCTGGGTATTTGATGATGAGCGCGCAGGTCTAGTTCAGGAACCATTTGTTAGTGGTGTCCCAGAAATGATTGATATTTTGATTCAAGAAATTGCTAATGTCGATGAGGGGTTTAAACTTTTATTTTCTAGCAGTCCTTTTCCTGGATATAAAGCAGAATTGATTTGGCTCAGGGAAGAATATAATGGACATTGGTATTACTGGAGTAAAAATAATTTAGAAGGATGGTTATGTCCGGCATTATTTAAATACTTTAATGAACCACCAAAAAAAATATACTGCAAAGCTGAAGGTCTGTACTAA
- a CDS encoding glycosyltransferase family 4 protein, with the protein MVSQTYKLLFVSTPIGALGTGLGGGVELTLFNIAQEFLRRGHKLEIVAPQGSAISSLPIKEIPGELQLSAQNQNRTDPIFVPTNSVLANMWDYARQVQTDYDLIVNFSYDWLPLYLTPFFHRPIAHLISMGSLTDVMDDMIEKVANNFPGTIGVHGKTQAATFTFAEKCHCLLNGLDISAYTFCGEPSSSLAWVGRIAPEKGLEDAVAAANITGIPLKIFGLKQNEAYWEQICQAYPDAPIEYVGFLSTHELQHQLGQCRAVFITPRWVEAYPNVALEALACGVPLIAYSRGGLTEIVQDGKTGFLVEPDSVEGLVEAIHRLNEIDRRACRQQAETQYSSQAMGDRMEQWFKNILMKL; encoded by the coding sequence ATGGTATCACAAACTTACAAATTATTATTTGTGTCCACTCCCATTGGTGCTTTAGGCACAGGATTAGGAGGCGGAGTAGAACTTACTTTATTTAATATTGCACAAGAGTTTTTGCGGCGAGGACACAAATTAGAAATAGTAGCACCACAGGGTTCTGCTATTAGTTCATTACCCATTAAAGAAATTCCAGGGGAACTACAATTATCAGCCCAAAATCAAAATCGTACCGACCCAATTTTTGTCCCGACTAACTCTGTTTTGGCAAATATGTGGGACTATGCTCGTCAAGTGCAAACAGACTATGATTTGATAGTGAATTTTTCTTATGATTGGTTACCATTATATTTAACACCATTTTTTCATCGTCCCATCGCCCATCTCATCAGCATGGGTTCCTTAACAGATGTGATGGACGACATGATTGAAAAGGTCGCCAATAATTTTCCAGGTACAATTGGTGTCCACGGCAAAACACAAGCCGCTACTTTTACATTTGCCGAAAAATGCCATTGTCTGTTAAATGGGCTAGATATATCAGCTTATACGTTTTGTGGTGAACCAAGTTCTTCCTTAGCATGGGTGGGGAGAATTGCACCAGAAAAAGGTCTAGAAGATGCAGTCGCAGCCGCGAACATCACCGGAATTCCCCTGAAAATCTTCGGTTTGAAACAGAATGAGGCTTACTGGGAGCAGATTTGTCAAGCATACCCTGACGCACCTATAGAATATGTGGGCTTTTTATCCACCCATGAACTACAACACCAATTAGGTCAGTGTCGAGCAGTCTTTATCACTCCCCGATGGGTTGAGGCTTATCCCAACGTAGCACTTGAGGCGCTGGCCTGTGGAGTACCCCTGATAGCCTATAGTCGGGGTGGTTTAACAGAAATTGTCCAAGACGGCAAAACAGGCTTTTTGGTAGAACCGGATAGTGTGGAAGGCTTGGTAGAAGCCATTCATCGCCTAAATGAAATCGACCGTCGCGCCTGTCGCCAGCAAGCCGAAACTCAATATTCTTCTCAAGCTATGGGCGATCGCATGGAACAATGGTTTAAGAACATCCTGATGAAACTTTAA
- a CDS encoding class I SAM-dependent methyltransferase, giving the protein MPTLPMPSFLSSYWESSFNLKQHIQEFLQLDAEILETKLEFGQQQMAELGHKDFDWEQATAFYRDKVGEVYLFELGAWHLASHDYIGDTLRLIADHAHGCVLDFGGGIGTHAIGAALCPHVEQVVYCDINPINFDFVKYRAEKLGLSEKIIFCVEIPPQKTFDTIMSFDVLEHLPDPSQQLLEFHQILADEGKMILNWHFFKGFNQEHPFHLDDPQAIDTFFKTIQSNCLEVFHPYHITARCYRKWN; this is encoded by the coding sequence ATGCCTACATTACCTATGCCAAGTTTTTTAAGTAGTTATTGGGAAAGTTCATTCAACTTAAAACAGCACATCCAAGAGTTTTTACAATTAGATGCAGAAATATTAGAAACAAAACTAGAATTCGGTCAGCAACAAATGGCTGAATTAGGTCACAAGGATTTTGATTGGGAACAAGCTACAGCCTTTTATCGAGATAAAGTAGGGGAAGTTTACTTATTTGAATTGGGTGCATGGCATCTAGCTAGTCATGATTACATTGGTGATACCTTACGTCTGATTGCCGATCATGCTCACGGTTGTGTGTTAGATTTTGGGGGAGGTATCGGAACTCATGCTATTGGTGCGGCTCTTTGTCCCCATGTTGAGCAAGTAGTTTATTGTGATATAAATCCGATTAACTTTGATTTTGTCAAGTATCGAGCTGAGAAATTGGGTCTGAGTGAAAAAATCATTTTTTGTGTAGAGATACCCCCACAAAAAACCTTTGACACTATTATGTCCTTTGATGTTTTAGAACATTTACCAGACCCAAGTCAACAGTTACTAGAGTTTCATCAGATTCTGGCGGATGAAGGTAAGATGATTCTCAATTGGCATTTTTTTAAAGGTTTTAATCAAGAACATCCTTTTCATTTAGATGATCCGCAGGCGATAGATACATTTTTTAAAACCATTCAAAGTAATTGCTTAGAAGTTTTTCATCCGTACCATATTACGGCTCGTTGCTATCGTAAGTGGAATTAA
- a CDS encoding type 1 glutamine amidotransferase has product MTLELTIGWLYPTLMSTYGDRGNVITIERRAQWRGYTVKVLPLDQNSTAEDIKSVDVIVGGGAQDRQQEIVMRDLQGAKADAMREKIENGTPGVFTCGSPQLLGHYYEPGLGQRIEGLGILDLVSIHPGENTKRCIGNLVIEVTASRLAKDLEEMTGSKAYLVGFENHGGRTKLGKVEALGKVVYGLGNNGEDGTEGAFYQNAIATYSHGPLLPKNPFVADWLIQTALRLKYQQPITLQPLDDSLAVQAREAMFKKLQVNPPKLSAVAKVSG; this is encoded by the coding sequence ATGACCCTAGAATTAACTATCGGTTGGCTATATCCTACATTGATGAGTACCTATGGCGATCGCGGTAATGTGATTACTATCGAACGTCGCGCCCAATGGCGGGGATATACGGTGAAAGTATTACCTTTAGACCAAAACTCCACAGCAGAAGATATTAAGTCTGTAGATGTGATAGTTGGTGGTGGCGCACAAGACAGACAACAAGAAATCGTCATGCGCGATTTGCAAGGTGCGAAAGCTGACGCGATGCGTGAGAAAATCGAAAATGGCACACCAGGAGTTTTTACCTGTGGTTCACCCCAGTTATTAGGACACTATTACGAACCAGGCTTAGGACAACGTATTGAAGGTTTAGGAATACTTGATTTAGTTTCTATTCATCCTGGTGAAAATACCAAGCGTTGTATCGGTAACTTGGTAATTGAAGTTACGGCCAGTCGTCTAGCAAAAGATTTAGAGGAAATGACAGGAAGCAAAGCCTATTTAGTGGGTTTTGAAAATCACGGTGGACGCACTAAGTTAGGGAAGGTGGAAGCTTTAGGAAAAGTGGTATATGGCTTAGGCAATAATGGTGAAGATGGTACAGAAGGAGCATTTTATCAAAATGCCATAGCAACCTATTCCCACGGGCCATTATTACCCAAAAACCCCTTTGTGGCTGATTGGTTGATTCAAACAGCATTGCGGTTAAAGTATCAACAACCAATTACTTTACAACCTTTAGATGATAGTTTGGCTGTACAAGCACGGGAAGCAATGTTTAAAAAGTTGCAAGTTAACCCACCAAAACTATCTGCGGTAGCTAAAGTTTCTGGTTAG
- a CDS encoding Mur ligase family protein encodes MDVANKIKVIDRLRLGFAVLVAKSVTFLVRSLRLGAASVLPGSIARRIEPRLLQLLSQQVQNGVIIIAGTNGKTTTALLLCTILENKGYRVCHNSTGANLENGLMTALLDSTNLVGTLDVDYAILEVDENIVPRVLKPLQPRIILCLNLFRDQLDRYGEVDTISKRWTKVISTLPRETVVIPNADDPTLSLLGQQLPQKVLFFGLNEPEHYLEAIPHAVDSIYCPQCGHSLDYQGVYLSHLGDFTCPSCGFTKSQPTLASREWSQILVGLYNKYNTLAATTAAIELGVDETTIRDTINNFQAAFGRAEDLVIDGKRVRILLSKNPVGTNETIRVVTQSTDKTTLLVLNDRTPDGTDVSWIWDVDTEKLVERGGTLVVSGDRVYDMALRLRYSEKSAQSNLNLIVEADLRQAIATALEHTPATETLHILPTYSAMLEVREVLTGRKIL; translated from the coding sequence ATGGATGTGGCAAATAAAATCAAAGTTATAGATAGGCTGCGGTTGGGTTTTGCGGTGTTGGTGGCGAAAAGTGTGACGTTTTTAGTGCGATCGCTTCGTCTCGGTGCTGCTAGTGTATTACCAGGGTCTATTGCCCGTCGCATTGAACCCCGGTTGCTGCAATTATTGAGTCAGCAGGTGCAAAATGGAGTCATCATCATTGCGGGGACTAACGGCAAAACCACCACAGCACTGCTGTTATGCACTATTTTAGAAAATAAAGGCTACCGTGTTTGTCATAACTCCACAGGTGCAAATCTAGAAAATGGGTTGATGACCGCGTTGCTAGACAGCACTAACCTGGTGGGGACGCTAGATGTGGATTATGCCATTCTGGAAGTAGACGAGAATATTGTTCCCAGGGTCTTAAAACCACTCCAGCCACGAATTATCCTCTGTTTAAACCTGTTCCGTGACCAACTTGATAGGTATGGTGAAGTAGACACCATCAGCAAGCGGTGGACAAAGGTTATCTCGACCCTTCCCAGAGAAACAGTAGTCATTCCCAATGCTGATGACCCGACTTTATCCCTTCTCGGCCAGCAGTTACCCCAAAAGGTTTTATTCTTTGGCTTAAATGAACCAGAACATTATTTAGAAGCCATTCCTCACGCCGTTGATTCTATCTACTGTCCTCAATGTGGACATTCTTTAGATTACCAAGGTGTGTATTTATCCCACTTGGGAGATTTTACTTGTCCCAGTTGCGGATTTACTAAGAGTCAACCCACTTTAGCCAGTAGGGAATGGTCGCAAATTCTCGTTGGTTTATATAACAAATACAACACCTTAGCCGCTACCACCGCCGCTATTGAATTAGGTGTGGATGAAACCACAATTAGAGATACTATTAATAATTTCCAGGCGGCTTTTGGTCGTGCGGAAGATTTAGTGATTGATGGTAAACGCGTCAGAATTTTATTATCAAAAAATCCTGTGGGGACAAATGAAACAATTCGCGTCGTCACTCAAAGCACAGATAAAACCACTCTATTAGTATTAAACGATCGCACCCCCGATGGTACAGATGTATCTTGGATTTGGGACGTAGATACAGAAAAATTAGTGGAACGGGGAGGAACTTTAGTAGTCAGTGGCGATCGCGTCTATGATATGGCGCTACGTCTGCGTTATAGTGAAAAATCGGCACAGAGTAACCTAAATTTAATTGTCGAAGCAGATTTACGTCAAGCGATCGCCACAGCCTTAGAACACACCCCAGCCACCGAAACCCTGCACATCCTCCCCACCTATTCCGCCATGCTAGAAGTGCGCGAAGTCCTCACGGGTAGGAAAATTCTTTAA
- a CDS encoding S66 peptidase family protein, with amino-acid sequence MKSTILPEPLKPGDLLQVIAPSGALREFAALKQSVEIWRSRGYRIEISSDIDHHWGYLANKDEVRRHQLASAWQDPDCRGILCARGGFGSTRILEDWHWQINSDPKWLIGFSDITALLWSLYNAGISGVHGPVLTTLADEPDWSTERLFNLVEGRTIAPLKGRGWGGGVATGILLPGNLTVATHLLSTPIQPNFDGVILALEDVTEAPYRIDRMLTQWRLSGVLAKVKGIALGSFTRCEAAPNIPSFNTEEVLRDRLADLGIPIVSDLPFGHGEQNASLPVGVPVTLDANHGVLDIVTF; translated from the coding sequence ATGAAATCGACCATCTTACCTGAACCCCTCAAACCCGGAGACTTACTGCAAGTTATTGCCCCTAGTGGTGCTTTAAGAGAATTTGCGGCTTTGAAGCAGAGTGTAGAAATTTGGCGATCGCGGGGTTATCGTATAGAAATTAGTTCAGATATTGATCATCATTGGGGATATCTGGCTAATAAAGATGAAGTGCGTCGTCATCAGCTAGCTTCTGCTTGGCAAGACCCTGATTGTCGCGGTATTCTCTGCGCCAGAGGTGGTTTTGGTAGCACACGCATCTTAGAAGATTGGCATTGGCAAATCAACTCAGACCCAAAATGGTTGATAGGCTTTTCTGATATTACGGCTTTGCTGTGGAGTCTTTATAACGCAGGTATATCCGGTGTTCACGGCCCTGTACTCACAACCTTAGCAGATGAGCCAGACTGGTCAACTGAGCGCCTATTTAATTTGGTAGAAGGACGAACTATTGCACCCCTTAAAGGCCGTGGTTGGGGTGGTGGTGTGGCTACCGGCATTTTGCTGCCTGGCAATCTTACTGTGGCTACCCATCTTTTAAGCACACCGATTCAACCTAACTTTGATGGCGTAATTTTAGCCTTGGAAGATGTTACAGAAGCACCATACCGTATCGATAGAATGCTGACACAGTGGCGTTTAAGTGGTGTTTTAGCAAAAGTCAAAGGTATTGCCTTAGGAAGCTTTACCCGATGCGAAGCCGCCCCAAATATACCTAGTTTTAACACAGAAGAAGTTCTGCGCGACCGCCTAGCTGATTTGGGTATTCCCATTGTCTCCGACTTACCCTTTGGTCATGGTGAACAAAATGCCAGCCTACCTGTAGGTGTACCCGTCACCTTAGATGCCAATCACGGAGTCTTGGATATAGTAACCTTTTAA